From Bacillus pumilus, one genomic window encodes:
- a CDS encoding CotH kinase family protein yields MTTEPLKQMDIWIHPKDLIELRKDIWNDEPVEAILKTGQIKSHIYASYRGSHIRKLKKKSYQIEYRKPKQRQGESIFHLNAEYNDPSFIRNRLSFYFFEQIGVLSPAASHVFLTINGRKEGIYLKIESVDEHFFQKRQLSGGGIYYAVDDDANFSLLSSFDKKPKKHLLLGYEKKTGTSQHDQQLSEFIYFLNTAKDDIFAEKIEQYLDVTQYFRWLIGVVCTQNFDGFVHNYALYVNEQGKFQVLPWDYDATWGRDIHGEEMAFDYIPVNGFNTLTARLLDIPSFKRAYYTLFQHVLNTHFLEDRLCPIIEKWHASIENRIGDDPYTRDRKDILQSEREVIRQYINKRRRYLQAEIRKETYDT; encoded by the coding sequence ATGACCACAGAACCTTTAAAGCAAATGGATATTTGGATTCATCCAAAGGACCTGATTGAATTAAGAAAAGACATATGGAACGACGAACCTGTTGAGGCCATTTTGAAAACCGGCCAGATCAAATCACATATTTATGCTTCATACCGCGGGTCTCACATTAGAAAGCTGAAAAAAAAGTCCTATCAAATTGAATATCGTAAGCCAAAGCAAAGACAAGGCGAATCTATCTTTCATTTAAATGCAGAATACAATGACCCCTCGTTTATCCGAAACAGACTGTCCTTTTATTTCTTCGAGCAGATAGGGGTGCTAAGCCCGGCTGCGTCTCATGTGTTTCTCACTATAAACGGAAGAAAAGAAGGCATTTATTTAAAAATAGAATCTGTTGATGAGCACTTTTTTCAGAAAAGGCAGCTTTCAGGAGGCGGCATTTATTATGCAGTCGATGACGATGCCAACTTCTCCCTTTTGAGTTCGTTTGATAAAAAGCCCAAAAAACACCTCCTCCTCGGGTACGAGAAAAAAACGGGGACTTCTCAACACGATCAGCAGCTGAGTGAATTTATTTACTTTCTCAACACAGCGAAAGATGACATATTTGCAGAAAAAATTGAGCAATACTTAGATGTAACACAGTATTTCCGCTGGCTCATTGGTGTCGTGTGCACACAAAACTTTGACGGCTTTGTCCATAACTACGCTCTTTATGTGAATGAACAAGGAAAATTTCAAGTACTTCCTTGGGATTATGATGCGACATGGGGCCGTGACATTCATGGAGAAGAAATGGCATTTGATTATATTCCAGTAAACGGCTTTAATACTTTAACTGCTAGGTTACTAGATATCCCTTCATTTAAGAGAGCCTATTACACGCTTTTTCAGCATGTACTCAATACTCATTTTTTAGAAGACCGGCTTTGTCCAATCATCGAAAAATGGCATGCTTCTATCGAGAACCGAATTGGAGATGATCCTTATACGAGAGACCGCAAAGACATCCTACAATCAGAACGAGAGGTCATCCGGCAGTATATCAACAAAAGACGACGTTATTTACAGGCTGAAA
- the cotG gene encoding spore coat protein CotG, protein MSTFDHSHIEHAVDSLRSEGRDHHLDREPESRRSHKSARSRHSKRRHWFFGGGGCRKSHRSKKSYKSYRSKKSRCSKKSVKSEKPCKSKKSCKSKKSCRSKKSEPKKSCRSKHRSHHKKSCRKSHRSHRSKRSHHHRSCHRSKRSHHHRRSRSCKRCGKKKHHSHSRGNVDRKWDQGNMWEYRRYR, encoded by the coding sequence GTGAGCACATTTGATCATTCACATATTGAACATGCAGTGGATTCACTTCGAAGTGAAGGACGTGATCATCACTTAGATCGTGAACCAGAATCGAGACGATCGCACAAGTCAGCACGTTCTCGCCATTCAAAACGCCGTCATTGGTTCTTTGGTGGAGGCGGATGCCGTAAATCACACCGCAGTAAAAAAAGCTACAAGAGCTATCGTTCGAAAAAAAGTCGCTGTTCAAAGAAAAGCGTGAAAAGTGAGAAACCATGCAAAAGTAAAAAGTCGTGCAAAAGCAAGAAATCTTGCAGAAGCAAAAAGAGTGAGCCGAAAAAATCATGCCGCAGCAAACACAGATCCCATCATAAGAAAAGCTGCCGTAAGTCACATCGCAGCCATCGTTCTAAAAGATCTCATCACCACAGAAGCTGCCATCGATCTAAACGTTCTCATCACCATAGACGCAGCCGCTCTTGCAAAAGATGTGGAAAGAAAAAGCATCATTCCCACAGCAGAGGAAATGTTGATCGCAAATGGGACCAAGGGAACATGTGGGAGTATCGCCGCTACCGCTAA